Below is a genomic region from Candidatus Obscuribacterales bacterium.
GATATTTGGAAGCTGATGCAACCATCTACTGTTCGCATGGCCGAAACTGAAGATTTTGCAGGGTTGATATCTTCTCTGGAAGATGAATTTTCCAAGCTTGCTCCAAACCTGAAATTAGGCAAAGGCGAAGAACGCGCAGTTTTGGCAGGACTAATAACTGCAGAAACCGATGCTTGGATGGTGGAAGACGAACTAGATGAGCTTGCTCAACTAGCTCGATCGGCAGGAGCTACTGTATGCGGTCGCCTTACTCAAAGCCGCTTTACGCCTGACGCACGATACTTTTTCGGCTCCGGCAAAGTGCAGGAGCTTGCCCTTCTCGTACAAGAGATGGGGGCCAATCTGGTTATCATTGATGATGAGCTGACTCCAAATCAACAACGCAATTTGGAAGAGATTGTCGGCGTCAAAGTAATTGATCGGACAGAACTAATTCTCGATATTTTTGCTCAACGCGCACAGACCAAAGAAGGAAAACTGCAAGTTGAGCTTGCTCAACTCAACTATCTTTTCCCACGACTAATCGGTAAAGGATTGACCTTGAGCAGACTGGGCGGCGGAATAGGAACAAGAGGCCCTGGTGAAACCAAGCTTGAAGTTGACAGACGCCGTATCCGCGATCGCATTACGCTTTTGCAAAAGCAAACAGTCAACATTCACAACTATCGTCAAACACAAAGACGCAAGCGCCAGGATGAACATTTGCCGACAGTAGCGCTTACTGGTTATACAAACTCAGGCAAATCAACTCTTTTGAATGCTTTGACTAAAGCTGAAGTGCTTGTGGAAAACAAACTCTTCGCTACGTTGGATCCGGCAACTAGAAGAACCGTCCTGCCGGACAACAGTCCTGTATTGATGACAGACACGGTAGGATTTATCAAAAAGCTGCCGACAGATCTTATTGCGGCATTTAAAGCAACACTTGAAGAAGTTGCCATGGCAGATGTTCTTATGCACGTTGTTGATGCTTCGCATCCAAACGTCTTAGACCAGATAAATTCCGTCTACGATGTATTGAGCGAGCTTTCCGCTATCGATAAGCCGATGATCACTGTCTTGAATAAAGCCGATGTCGTGCGTCAAGAAGATTTAGAATGGCTCGCAGCACAAGTGCCAAATCCAATTGTCGTTTCAGCAATTAAGCGCCAAGGTTTAGGTGGACTACTTAAACAAGTGCAGTCGATTCTCGAAGAGGTTTGTCCGGAGCGACGTCTTTACTCAGCTTAGTGTCCTTTGTCCGGTGTAGCAGGCTTTGGAGCCGGAGCTGAACGTCTCGGTTGGTTACCGCCGGACCTTGATCCTCTGGATTGACCGCCCCTGTCCCCACCACCGGAACTGCCGGCTGCGGTGCCGCTTCCTGCTGAGCTACTGCTGCTATTTCCTCCACCGGAACTACCGCCGCCGCCTCCGTAGCTGCCGCCACCACCCGAGCTGTCACCGCCTCCTCCTGAGCTACCGCCACCACCGCCTGAGCCGCCGCCACCTCCGCCTCCACCACCGCCCGAGCTACCGCTTGGTGGACTACCGCCTCGTGACCCGCCGCCACCACCAGTGCCACCACTGGCAGTTCCACCACTGGCAGTTCCACCGCCTGAGCTGGTTCCTGTACCTTTTGATGGTTCCGACGAGGATGCGTGAGATGTTCCCGGTGCAGAAGCATTTGATGTTTCCGGTGCTGACGAATTTATTGCATCCGCCGTAGATGGTTTCGTTGGCTCTGGAGAAGACGCATTCGCTGTCTCCGGCGCAGATGCTTTTGGTGCTTCCGGCGCTGGTGCATTTGCAGTCTCCGGTGCCTGCGGTCTCGTCGGTTCCGGCGCTGGTGTATTTGCTGTCTCCGGTGCAGATGCTTTTGGTGCTTCTTGCGCTGGTGTATTTGCTGTCTCCGGTGCAGATGCTTTTGGCGCTTCTTGCGCTGGTGTATTTGCTGTCTCCGGCGCAGATGCTTGTGGTGCTTCTTGCGCTGGTGTATTTGCTGTCTCCGGTGCCTGCGGTCTCGTCGGTTCCGGCGCTGGTGTAGCCGGTGCAGATGCATTGGTGGTTACAGGTTGAGATGTTGCAGGTGACGACACAGGTTTGGGAGGCGTTGCAGTTTGAGTACCTGTTTTAGCAGTTGTGCCCGATTGTGGACGCGGCTTCGGAGTTCTCTCCTGAGGTCCTGTTGCAACCATGCTGCCCTCAACAAATGTTCCAGATGCGGCCAGTGCTTTTTCAGCATTGATAATTCCATATCCAAGTCCGGGACCTGAAGACGTTGTGCCTTTCGTTAGACAATACAGTACTTCGTCAGCAGTAAAAGTTGGATGGTTATTCCAAACAATTGCTGCCACAGCAGCTACTTGAGCTGCTGCAAACGACGTGCCACTAACAGTGACGAGCTTGCCCGTATTATCAGTTGCGAAAATGTTACTACCTGGAGCACCAAACCACACAGGACCACCGTAATTGGAAAAACTACAGCGCTGTCCTTCCTTGTCTGCCGCACCCACAAGAATTAGGTTTGGACTAATCCAACCGTTTAGTCTCATACCGGCATTTCCGGCTGGAGCAAAAACGAGTCCGCCATCATCGTGAAACAACCCTATCATGGCGTAGACCAGAGGATGACTCTTTAGCGTCCAACCAGCATCAATTGGACAAGCACCAATAACAACTATCGGTGAATTCGTTTTTTTGCGGGCTTCAGCAAAACCCATGATTATGTGTTCGTCATCCGTTCCATATTGATTACCAATTTTGATTGACATTGCGTAAGCGCCCGTATCCGCACCGGCTATGTCTTTGTTGTTATTACAGATTGCCGCAGCCACGCTTGCGACCTTGGTGCCGTGACCTCCCTCGGGGACTTCATCTAATTGATAATTGCCGCCGTATGAGCTTCCATAAACTACGTCCGCTCCGCCACTAGGGCATTTCCCCTGAAGATCTCCCAATGCA
It encodes:
- the hflX gene encoding GTPase HflX produces the protein MHGKLDLSKSKGLKKSEIKKLERLLQERIPVDKVLTLDIAESAAEFSHETGYPISLVIDRRGQVVNVTLGQPSDVNMPELRGVRVGPGRLCGHRIIHTLLVNGGNKVNRQTPSKESLQVLARHRLDLLATIEVNPQGSFSSKKGEHGVLADVVHIAHLLPKRSSDGDIWKLMQPSTVRMAETEDFAGLISSLEDEFSKLAPNLKLGKGEERAVLAGLITAETDAWMVEDELDELAQLARSAGATVCGRLTQSRFTPDARYFFGSGKVQELALLVQEMGANLVIIDDELTPNQQRNLEEIVGVKVIDRTELILDIFAQRAQTKEGKLQVELAQLNYLFPRLIGKGLTLSRLGGGIGTRGPGETKLEVDRRRIRDRITLLQKQTVNIHNYRQTQRRKRQDEHLPTVALTGYTNSGKSTLLNALTKAEVLVENKLFATLDPATRRTVLPDNSPVLMTDTVGFIKKLPTDLIAAFKATLEEVAMADVLMHVVDASHPNVLDQINSVYDVLSELSAIDKPMITVLNKADVVRQEDLEWLAAQVPNPIVVSAIKRQGLGGLLKQVQSILEEVCPERRLYSA
- a CDS encoding S8 family serine peptidase — encoded protein: MGQRDSIRSLAAKFLVVFSLILSGIVPPSYASGLNYEPDIVLAVPADQLKCTELVKSLGAKVVADRSLTFAHLLRIQTPAGKAPEICATLAKDPSVVGAQLNYRCAWNQTSAAANDPYFSNQWNLFYCSFPKAWQVSKAYNHYITFMDSGITALGDLQGKCPSGGADVVYGSSYGGNYQLDEVPEGGHGTKVASVAAAICNNNKDIAGADTGAYAMSIKIGNQYGTDDEHIIMGFAEARKKTNSPIVVIGACPIDAGWTLKSHPLVYAMIGLFHDDGGLVFAPAGNAGMRLNGWISPNLILVGAADKEGQRCSFSNYGGPVWFGAPGSNIFATDNTGKLVTVSGTSFAAAQVAAVAAIVWNNHPTFTADEVLYCLTKGTTSSGPGLGYGIINAEKALAASGTFVEGSMVATGPQERTPKPRPQSGTTAKTGTQTATPPKPVSSPATSQPVTTNASAPATPAPEPTRPQAPETANTPAQEAPQASAPETANTPAQEAPKASAPETANTPAQEAPKASAPETANTPAPEPTRPQAPETANAPAPEAPKASAPETANASSPEPTKPSTADAINSSAPETSNASAPGTSHASSSEPSKGTGTSSGGGTASGGTASGGTGGGGGSRGGSPPSGSSGGGGGGGGGGSGGGGGSSGGGGDSSGGGGSYGGGGGSSGGGNSSSSSAGSGTAAGSSGGGDRGGQSRGSRSGGNQPRRSAPAPKPATPDKGH